From a region of the Poecile atricapillus isolate bPoeAtr1 chromosome 4, bPoeAtr1.hap1, whole genome shotgun sequence genome:
- the MXD4 gene encoding max dimerization protein 4 isoform X3 yields MELNSLLILLEAAEYLERRDRAEHGYASVLPFDSDYSRKKTKAGTMARKSQNNRSSHNELEKHRRAKLRLYLEQLKQLVPLGPDSTRHTTLSLLKRAKMHIKKLEEQDRKALNIKEQLQREHRYLKRRLEQLSVQGMERIRTDSMGSTISTDSEQEVDIEGMEFTPGEMDSIGSASDAEDHYSLQSGSSDGGYTHSRRLNARLS; encoded by the exons ATGGAATTGAACTCCCTGTTAATCCTCCTGGAAGCGGCCGAGTACTTGGAGCGAAGAGACCGAG CAGAACATGGCTATGCATCAGTGTTACCCTTCGATAGTGACTattccagaaagaaaacaaaggcaggCACCATGGCCAGAAAATCCCAGAATAACAG GTCATCACACAACGAACTAGAAAAACATAG GCGGGCTAAACTCCGGCTATATTTGGAACAGCTAAAACAGCTTGTGCCTCTCGGGCCGGACAGCACCAGACACACCACTCTAAGTCTGTTGAAAAGAGCTAAGATGCATATCAAG AAATTGGAAGAACAGGACCGAAAAGCTCTAAATATTAAAGAACAATTACAGCGGGAGCACCGCTACCTCAAGCGCAGATTGGAGCAGCTATCCGTGCAGGGCATGGAGCGAATCCGCACTGACAGCATGGGATCAACAATATCCACTGACTCTGAACAAG AAGTAGACATTGAAGGAATGGAGTTTACTCCAGGTGAAATGGACAGTATTGGAAGTGCCAGTGATGCTGAAGACCACTACAGTTTGCAGAGCGGTTCGAGTGACGGAGGTTACACACATTCCCGCAGACTGAATGCCAGGCTCTCATAG
- the MXD4 gene encoding max dimerization protein 4 isoform X2, with the protein MELNSLLILLEAAEYLERRDREAEHGYASVLPFDSDYSRKKTKAGTMARKSQNNRSSHNELEKHRRAKLRLYLEQLKQLVPLGPDSTRHTTLSLLKRAKMHIKKLEEQDRKALNIKEQLQREHRYLKRRLEQLSVQGMERIRTDSMGSTISTDSEQEVDIEGMEFTPGEMDSIGSASDAEDHYSLQSGSSDGGYTHSRRLNARLS; encoded by the exons ATGGAATTGAACTCCCTGTTAATCCTCCTGGAAGCGGCCGAGTACTTGGAGCGAAGAGACCGAG AAGCAGAACATGGCTATGCATCAGTGTTACCCTTCGATAGTGACTattccagaaagaaaacaaaggcaggCACCATGGCCAGAAAATCCCAGAATAACAG GTCATCACACAACGAACTAGAAAAACATAG GCGGGCTAAACTCCGGCTATATTTGGAACAGCTAAAACAGCTTGTGCCTCTCGGGCCGGACAGCACCAGACACACCACTCTAAGTCTGTTGAAAAGAGCTAAGATGCATATCAAG AAATTGGAAGAACAGGACCGAAAAGCTCTAAATATTAAAGAACAATTACAGCGGGAGCACCGCTACCTCAAGCGCAGATTGGAGCAGCTATCCGTGCAGGGCATGGAGCGAATCCGCACTGACAGCATGGGATCAACAATATCCACTGACTCTGAACAAG AAGTAGACATTGAAGGAATGGAGTTTACTCCAGGTGAAATGGACAGTATTGGAAGTGCCAGTGATGCTGAAGACCACTACAGTTTGCAGAGCGGTTCGAGTGACGGAGGTTACACACATTCCCGCAGACTGAATGCCAGGCTCTCATAG
- the MXD4 gene encoding max dimerization protein 4 isoform X1, with translation MELNSLLILLEAAEYLERRDRAFLQRRKKLHGKNILPLMLTLSLEAEHGYASVLPFDSDYSRKKTKAGTMARKSQNNRSSHNELEKHRRAKLRLYLEQLKQLVPLGPDSTRHTTLSLLKRAKMHIKKLEEQDRKALNIKEQLQREHRYLKRRLEQLSVQGMERIRTDSMGSTISTDSEQEVDIEGMEFTPGEMDSIGSASDAEDHYSLQSGSSDGGYTHSRRLNARLS, from the exons ATGGAATTGAACTCCCTGTTAATCCTCCTGGAAGCGGCCGAGTACTTGGAGCGAAGAGACCGAG CGTTCctgcaaaggaggaaaaaattgcatggaaaaaatatattgccACTAATGCTGACTTTGTCCCTAGAAGCAGAACATGGCTATGCATCAGTGTTACCCTTCGATAGTGACTattccagaaagaaaacaaaggcaggCACCATGGCCAGAAAATCCCAGAATAACAG GTCATCACACAACGAACTAGAAAAACATAG GCGGGCTAAACTCCGGCTATATTTGGAACAGCTAAAACAGCTTGTGCCTCTCGGGCCGGACAGCACCAGACACACCACTCTAAGTCTGTTGAAAAGAGCTAAGATGCATATCAAG AAATTGGAAGAACAGGACCGAAAAGCTCTAAATATTAAAGAACAATTACAGCGGGAGCACCGCTACCTCAAGCGCAGATTGGAGCAGCTATCCGTGCAGGGCATGGAGCGAATCCGCACTGACAGCATGGGATCAACAATATCCACTGACTCTGAACAAG AAGTAGACATTGAAGGAATGGAGTTTACTCCAGGTGAAATGGACAGTATTGGAAGTGCCAGTGATGCTGAAGACCACTACAGTTTGCAGAGCGGTTCGAGTGACGGAGGTTACACACATTCCCGCAGACTGAATGCCAGGCTCTCATAG